The genomic region CCTTTAAGGAGCTTGGTTCTGAGCAATATACGATACTAGCAGTACTTGATAATAAAACATCCTTAGTTTGTCAAGATTTTGATGGTAAGGTATTTGATACAAAGGATATGTCTATTGGTATAAATGCACCTCCTTTCCATCCTAATTGCAGGAGTGTAATCTTACCTTATTATGATGACGATTACGAGATTGGTGAGAGAATAGTAAGTGGTGATGATGGTAAGTCAGTGTATTACGTGCCAGAAGATATGAATTATAAGGAATGGCATGCTAAATATGTTGATGGAGTTAGCGTTAAAGGAGTAAAGCCTCCTGAGAAGAATTATAAGACAATCTCTATTAGTGATTTAACTAGGTTCCAGGATTTAAGTAATTTGTGTTTCAAAGCGTTTATGGAAAGTGAAAAGGATACTTTACGATTTTATACAGATGATGGTTATAGTGTTATAAATGCCTCGCTTCAAAGTGGCGATATATCTGACGATATTTGGGATAAAGTTAAAAATATAGATGACTCTATAGAACGCTTTGAATTATCCGAAGATATAATAGTTTACAGGGGAACTAAGATGGATTATTATAAAGATGTTAAGGTTGGAGATATAATTGATGCTAAAGTGTTTTATAGCACTTCGTTTTTAGAATATATAGCTCAGGATTTTGCCGATCAACTTAATAATCCAGTTATGTTAGAAATAAAGGTTCCTAGCGGCACTAAATCCCTTTACATAGGCTATAATAGTTCTGTAGGTGATGAAGCAGAATTATTACTCAGCAGGCATTTAAAATATAGAGTTTTGAAAATGGAACTTGGAAGATTATTTTTAGAAGTGGAGGAGTAGCAAATGAGCAGAGCTTGGTTTGATATTACTGAGTATTTTAGGCAACGTGGGAAAAACTGGAGCAACTTGAATGATCAAGAGAGAGAGGTTTGGAGGGCTGCTTATAGAGAACAGTTTGGGAAAGAGTACAAACCTAGAACTCTTGCAGATCGTTGGGCTAGAGAGGATCTGACACCTACCATAATCCATAGAGAAAAGAGAGATTCGTAATATAAATATGATTGTGTATTGGGGTGGTAGTTTTGGCAAAAGATGATTATTATGTGATTGTATATAAGCTTTTATCTTATTTGTATAGTTGTTTGAAAAAAGGCACATATGTAGACATTGAGAATCTAAGAGATGTTATAAAGGTAGATATAGTAGATTCGTATTGGAATTACATAATTCTAGAGTTATATAAAGAGGGATATATTGATGGAATTACTAAAATTAAATATATAGGTGATATCAATGAGAATGTTAAAATTAACAAAAATATCAGAATTAAGCCTAAAGGAATTGAATTTTTAGAGAGCAATTCATTTGTTGCTAAAGCTAAAGAGTTTATAAAAGAAGCGGGGGAAATATTATTTTGGTTGTAAACACTACTAATTGATTTAGGTATTGATTTTTAAACACTGTTTATTTAGCAGTGTTTTTTTATGCCTTTTTGGTATTGTAGGCGAATAAAGAACAAGACAAAAAGAACTGGACTGAACCAGGTAAAAAATGATTTTGAAAGGATTTTACCATGAAGAAAGATGATTTTTTAAAATTAGGGTTAGATGACGAAATAGCGAAAAAGTGTGAGGCTGCATCGCTTGAAGAACTTAAAGAGTATATACCAAAAAGTAGGTTTGATGAAGTTAATAGTGCTAAGAAGAAATTTGAATCTGATGTAAAAGATAGAGATAAACAATTGGAGGATCTTAAGAAATCTACAGGTAATATTGAAGATTTTAAAAAGCAGATTGAATCTTTACAAAAAGAAAATAAAGAGAAGGCTGAGCATTATGAATTAGAGATGCAAAAACTTAAAGTAGATACAAAAATAGATTCGACCTTATCTAGTTTTGGTGCTCGGAATATTAGATCTGTTAAAGCTTTACTTGATGGGGTTGATAAATTTAAATTTGACAAAGATGGAAATATTGAAGGGTTAGAGGATCAGATTAAGCAAATTAAGAAATCTGATCCTTATTTATTTGCTAATAATGATACATCGTCTGTTAAAGGTGTAAAGCCTGTCGAATCTACAGCTGAATCTAAATCAGTTGATGTAAATAATATGACGTACTCTGAGTTAGTGTCTTATATGTCTAATAACCCAGATTTTAAACTTAATAATTAGGAGGTATTATGAGATTTGATTCAAAACTTTTTAATCCACAAGCATTTGGTAGTTATGTAGACCGTATACCAAATGTGACTAAAAATGAATTAGCAAGGAGTGCTGCAGTTGGAACAAATGAGCAAGCAGCGAGATCATTATCCACTCAAACAGGATCTTTATATACGAGAGTACCTTATTTCGGAAGGATAAGTGCTCAAACATCTCAAAACAATGATGGTGCTACTGATATAACATCTACAAATACATCAACTTATTCTCAGGGATTTGTTGTTGCTAGCAGGATGGATGGCTGGACAGAGCGTAGTTTTAGTAAAAATATTACTGCAGGCGTTGATTTTATGGATAACGTTGCTAAGCAAATAGCAGATTATAAAATGGAAGTTAAGCAAAATATATTGTTAGCTATGCTTAAAGGTATTTTTTCTATGTCTGTTTGTACAAGTACAATAGAGGAGCAAGCAGCTAAAGAATTTATTGAAAAGAACACTTATGATTTAAGTACTAAAACAGGTGATTACAGCAAGGATTTATATTCCATTATAACCTTACCAAATGGAGAAAAAAAGGCTATAAAATCTGTGATTTTTGAGTCGTATGGTACAAATAGGTTTATGAATTTATTTCCTATATTAAATTTAATTATCAAAAAAGGTGGAACTTTAATTATTGATGAATTTGATGCATCTATTCATCCTATGGCTATTATAAACATAATTAATATTTTCCATAACGGTGAAATTAACATTAAAAATGCACAATTGATTTTTAACACCCATAATCCAATATTTTTAAGGGATACTGTATTTAGAAGAGATGAAATAAAATTTACAGAACGTAATGATGGGGATTATAGTATTTTATATTCTTTGTCATATTTTAAAGGAATTGATAAATCACGTAAGGCTAGAGATTACTCAGAAAATTATTTTATAGGTATGTATGGAGCGGTTAAAGATATTAATTTTACATCTATTTTCACTCAAGAGAATTAATATTTATGGATAGGAAACAAACAAAAAAATATTTGATTTTAGTTGAAGGTCAAGATGAAGAGTTATATTTTAAGAGGCTCGAACAATTTATTAATTTATGTGAAGATGTAAAATATAAAGTTAGTATAAACATTAAAGTAATAAGAAATAATTTTTCTAGTTTTATTAAGAAAAATAGTAGTATTTCTTTGAATACCGTGATTTATTTTGTATATGATTATGAAGGTAATGAGGAGTATTTTAAGAAAAATGTATTATCTAATATTAAAAGCTGCAGGAATATAAAAAAGGGTATGCAATTTGTATTAGGATATAATAATTTAAGTATAGAACTATGGATGTTATTACATAAGACTATGTTTAAAAGAAGTGTTATTCATATTGGAGACTATTTGGAATTTATAAATAGGCAGTTTAATGAAAAAATTGAATCGATAAATACATTCAAACAAGAAACAAATTTTAAAAAATGTCTTAGTAAAATAACTTTAGATAATGTTAAAAAGGCTGTTAAAAGAGCTGATAAAATAATGGAAGATCTAAAAAAAGACGAACAACAAATGGAGTATAAGGGATTTAGATATTATAGAAAAAATCCGTCACTTACAACACATGAAATAGTTAGGATTATATTATCGGATTGTGAAATTTATTAATTTAAATATAAATTAATAATAATCTTAATATCATCTATATTAAATTCGGCGGGCTAAATTAAGTTAAATAGAAAGCAATACATCAATTTATAAAATATTTCTGTTTAACTTAATTGTTTTTTATAAGATGTATGTTTAGGTTGGATATATGCTTGGTTGAGATAGATCGAATTTGCTAAGGGTACATAACTTGACGGCTGAACAATGATTTCGGTATGCTTACCAATTTCAAAAACCAATAAATTATGTTGAATCATATAAGCTATAAAAAGAGGTTCTAAATTGGACTAAGCGCTGTAAAGTTTTTAATTAATGATTTGGAGCTGCTAGGAGATTATATAGGAAATGGGATAATGTAAAACATATTAGGCAAAATATCAAAACTATAAAAGGCAGAAATAAAAAGGCAAAAAATAAGATAGGTAATGGATTATGGGGAATAAGTGTAAAAATAAAGGAACGATTAAATGGTAAGGATTTAAAATTTGGTGTTATTGTTACATTGAGGGAGGTTAGCGTTATTAATAGAATTCAAGAATGTATACAGCAATGTCATTTTAGAGGGTGGATAGTTAGTAGAATAGACGTAGAGAATAGAATCGATTTATATAATAAAGTGGAAGAAGAAATTGTATTTGATTAATTAAATAAGCCCTAAATTTTTATAAGAGTGAGGGTTAATAATATAATTATTATTGAAGTTGATAAGAATATCAAAGAGAGAGCTTAAGCTCTCTTTTATTTTTGTTGGCATCAACTATTATTCGCAAACATTGAGTAAACAACTATAAGTTATTATAAAACCTTTTAGATGAGGTTTTATAAATATCAATGTTTGACTTACTATAATTTGTGTAATATTATTTATTTGGGGAAGTGTTATGTTTTTATTGTATTACTTAATAATTTTATTTACTCATAGAATATATTGAACTATTGTAGGTAATATTTAAGAGTGAAATAAATGTTGGCATTTTCTGCAATTTGCCAACATTGATCAAATAAATATAAGTTATGATGAAACATGGTACGTTATTTAAAATATTTTAGATTCGTTAAAAATACAGTTTTGTTCGTAGTGTAAGTTATTAAGAATTATATGTGATAAGCGTAGAGTAAAATAGCACTACATCTGAATATTTTATGGAGGTTAGCTACTAAATGCTTAAGAAATTAAACTTAAGAGATTTAATATTCTTTTTTGGTGGGATGATTTTATTAGCTTTAGGTATAAGGATTATTAGTTTATCAAATCTTGGGTTATCCTTTTCAGATGCACTTTTCCTAAGGATTTCTGAAATTTTTAATATTCCAGCATTGTTATCTAGTTTTATAGTTGGAGTATTTACCATTATTGTAGCTAGTATTATTTTAAAAAAACGCCCAAGAATTGAATGTTTATTGATATCTTTTATGGTTGGGTTTTTTGTTGATTTTTGGAACTTACTTATAAGTGATGTTCCAGTTAATAGTGTTTTAATGAATATTTTAGTTTTTTTTGTTGGGGTATTTATATTATCAATCGGTATTTCTATATATCTTCAACCAGGATATCCACCTCACCCTAATGATTTCTTATTTATGTCCATAAAAAATAGGTTTAATATTTCAATTTTTAAAGCTAAAATTTTAATGGATTTAATATTTGCAGTTTTTTCGTTATTGTTTATGGCAAAAATAGGTATAGGAAGTATTTTTAATACTTTATGTTTAGGTTTTTTTATAAATAAAGGGTTTGATATATTTCGAAAGATATATAATAGTAAATAATTTTTGTGTCAAAATTTATGGTTATCCATATAATATAGTTGAAGTTTCATATATTTTTGGGAGATATATTTATGGATAACATGGATATAAAAAATAAACTTAAGGGAACGAAGACTGAAAGAAATTTATGGGAAGCATTTATGGGAGAGTGCGAAGCTAGGGTACGCTATGAATTATTTGGGAATATAGCAAGGAGAGAAGGCTATGAGCAAATTGGTTCTATATTCGATAAAACGTCTTTAAATGAAAGGGAACATGCAGAAATTTGGTGTGAATATCTTGGACAATTGTCTGATACTGTTAAAAATTTAAAGACTTGCATAAAGAATGAACATTATGAAGCAAAAGAGATGTATATAAATTTTTCAAATACTGCTAGAGATGAAGGATTTTTGGAATTAGCAGAAAAGTTTAAGATGGTTGCCCAAATTGAAGATGTTCATGAAAAGAGATTTTCAAGACTTGAGAATAACATATTAAATGGAGAAGTTTTTTATAAGGCTCAAGATGTTATATGGCAGTGTAGGGTTTGTGGATATTTAGAACATGGGGAATATGCTCCAGAAGTTTGTCCTGTTTGTACTCATCCACAATCATTTTATCAGTTGCAACAAGATAATTTTTAATTTAAAGAGCAATTAAGTAAGCAGAATTTTATTCTGCTTACTTAGTTGCTTTTATTATTATATTTTTTAATGTTGATATCATTAGATAAATTAATCGCATGTTTATTCTTGAATCGAATTTAACTTTTGGTTTTGAAAATTTATGTTTATCTTGTAAAAAGTGTATGTTTTTACATATTATGGGGGTCAGGTTACATTCGCTCATAGTCTTGTATAATGACGGTTTAAAGTATTTATCTGGTATAATATTTTCGGCTTTATAATTAAATTGAAAGTATTTTTCGCTCTCATAATTTTTTGGAATGTTTGGAAACGATGAGAAGATTTTTGAAGGTATGAGTACATCATTATAAAATTTTAAAGATTCATGTTTATTAAATTTTAGAAGATATAGCTCGTAAGCTATGATATCATAGGTGTCTATTATCTCGTTTTTACATAAATTTTTATCCAAAAATATTTCGTCTAAGTCCCAAATGTATTCTGAAATTAATTTTTTTTGTTCAGAGAATGCGTCATTGTTTTGTTTTAATACACTTGATTTTAACTCTATAAGGACGTTGTATAGTAAAAATTTATTATATGTGGATATTGATGATAGCGAGTACTTGGAGAAGAAATTTTCTACTATATCTAAGGATAAACTGATAATTGCAGTATTTGTGCAATTATCCACATTTATATACAGAATTAAAGCTTGAAGTAATTCTATAGATTTTTTGTTGGGATAATTTAATATATCATTTTTAAATTCAATAAACATATTTTCAATTTCTTTTGAAAAGTTTAAAAATGGAAGTTTATATGGGCTTGTATCTTTTAAGAAGACTGAACATTTATAGAAACAAACCATTAAGTATGCCTGAGCTGAAAATTCAAAAGACGAATCAGATGAACTAAATGTAATATTATGATCTTTATTTTTATTATCATCTAATGTAATTTTATTTACGAATAAGCCAAGTTCATTTCTAAAATTGTTAAGATAGTAATTTAATTGATATTTAGCACACGATACATAAAATTTAACTATATCGTTTCGTTTTTTTTCATTATATATTATTTTATCGTAGTATTCGGCTAGGTTTAAAATAGATAATGTCATATATGCATTGCTTAGTATATCAATATTTTTTTTAATTTTTTCTTGTTTCCAATGGTAAATATTATTTTCAGATTTTATCTTTGGCTTAGCTTTTTTGTATAAACATGCAAGTGGATATATGTGTTTGGTATTTAAAAGATCTGTAATTGGTGGCCTATTTTTAAATTCTTTTCCATTTATAATTTCCCCACACTTTGAGCTTAGGAGTATTTGTTTTAAGCTTTCTTTGGAAAAATTGAATAGTTGGTATTCAATCAAGGGATATTCAAGGGAATTTAATTTTAAAAATTTTCCTAAATGATTTTGATCCATAAAATCACCTCATAATTATTATATTGTATTATGTATTTACAAAATACTAATATTAAAATTTTAATTAATATGTATGTTATAATATTTCAGAGGTGTTTTAAATGAGAATGGGAAAATTGAATTTAAATGATCTTGATGACATAATCAAGAATTATACTGGAATAAGGAAAAAGAGTACGTTGTTAGCATCAGGTATTGGAGAGGATACTTGTATTATTGATATTAAATCAATTAAAGATAATTTGATGCTTATATCATCAGATCCAATTACATTTACTTCAAAGGATATTGGGAGATTTTCGGTGATAATAAATTCAAATGATATATATGCAACAGGAGGAAATGGTTATGGAATTATTTTGACTGTATTAATTCCGCCTAATAAGACGATTGAAGATTTTAAAATTTTAATGGAAGAAATAAATAGTGAGTGTATAGAACATGATTTGGAAATTTTAGGAGGACATACAGAAGTTACAAATGTTGTTAATGATATAGTAATATCTGCAACTATCATAGGTACAGGAAATGAAAATGATATTGTAAGAACATCAACATCTAAAAAGGGGGATTTGATTTTTATTACAAAGCCATTAGGCATAGAGGGAACTATTCTTTTATTTGATACAGTTAAAGATAAATTGAGTCTAGATTATTATGATGATATTAAAAAATTTAGAGAATGGTTGAGCGTACGAAAAGAGAGTATGATACTTAGAAATTTCGATATAAGTTCAATGCATGATATAACAGAAGGTGGTCTTATTGGAGCATTATTTGAAATGAGCTATGCATCTAGAAATGGTTTTAGGATTTTTTGTGAAAATATAGAAGTTCACCCATTAACAAGAGAGATATGTTCGATGTTAAATAAAGATGTATTGCGACTTATATCTTCTGGAAATTTGATTTTTACATCGCATGAAACATATAAGGATGAAATATTAGAGGCGTTTGATAAGGAAAATATAAAATGTAGTGTAATAGGTGAAATTATAGATGAGGGTAATTATTTCATAAAATATAATGGAATTAATAACAAGATTGTAAACACTATAGAGGATTCTTATTTGTTTTAAGGAGGTTTTAATTATTAAGATGATTATTGCAAGTAATAATGTGAATAAGGTAAGAGAGATAAGGGAGATATTTAATGATTTAGATTTTGATATTGTATCTTTAAAAGATGAAGATATTTTTATCAATGTGGTTGAAAATGGTAAAACAATACATGAAAATTCTTATAAGAAGGCTAGAGAAATATATGAATATTTATTAAGAGTTGGTTATAAAAATTTTTGTGTATTAAGTGATGATAGTGGACTCATTATAGATTCATTGTCTGGATTACCTGGCGTTATGAGTGCAAGGTTTTTTGGGGATAACGCTACGGATGATGAAAATAATAATAAAGTTTTGAAATTAATGGAGAATATAGATGATCCTCATAGGACTTCAAGTTTTTTGACTGTTTTAACATTAATATTAGAATCGGGAGAAGAAAAACAGTTTGAAGGAGAATTAAAAGGTAGTATTTTAAAGGAAAAAAGAGGAAAAAATGGATTTGGATATGATCCGATTTTTTATGTAGATGTGTTTAGAAAGACACTCGGGGAAGTTTCTTGCGAGGATAAGAATTCTATATCTCATAGGTATATTGCATTAAATAAGGTTAGAAAATATTTAATTAAGTATAGTTTAAAAAAACATTAAAATGTATATTGACAATATAACTATATTGATATATAATGGATTATGTGGAAAGTAAGGACACGTTGAGTATGTTAATTTGCTTAGGTTCTTAATTTATCGGGGTGTGGCGCAGATGGGAGCGCGCGTGCTTTGGGAGCATGAGGTCGCAGGTTCGAGCCCTGTCACCCCGACCATTTGCGGGTATCGTATATCGGTAATACTCCAGCCTTCCAAGCTGGCAAGGTGGGTTCGATTCCCACTACCCGCTCCAAAGGTGTGGTGAATGTAGTTCAGTTGGTAGAGCGCCAGATTGTGGTTCTGGTTGTCGTGGGTTCGAGTCCCATCATTCACCCCATAAAATAGGGATATAGCCAAGTTGGTAAGGCAACGGACTTTGACTCCGTCATGCGTAGGTTCGAGTCCTGCTATCCCTGCCAATATGGTTCGTTAGCTCAGGTGGTAGAGCACATGACTTTTAATCATGGTGTCCGGGGTTCGAGTCCCCGACGAATCACCAGAAAATGCAGGTGTGGCGGAACTGGCAGACGCACTAGACTTAGGATCTAGCGCCTTACGGCGTGGGGGTTCGACTCCCTTCACCTGCACCATATAAATTTTGTTTTGTTGCGGGAGTAGCTCAGTTGGTAGAGTGCCACCTTGCCAAGGTGGATGTCGCGAGTTCGAGCCTCGTCTTCCGCTCCAGATGTGCGGGTATCGTATATCGGTAATACTCCAGCCTTCCAAGCTGGCAAGGTGGGTTCGATTCCCACTACCCGCTCCATATTGTGTGTCTTTAGCTCAGCTGGATAGAGCAACGGCCTTCTAAGCCGTAGGTCAGGAGTTCGAATCTCTTAAGACACGCCAAATTATTAATTTAGATGAAAGAAACGATATAGAAGTATCGTTTCTTTTTGTTTAATTAAGATTAATAATAAAAATTAATTGTATAGGAGAATTGATTTATGCAAATAGGATTGATTGGTTTAGGAAGAATGGGATTTAATTTAGCTTTAAATATGAGAGATAAGGGTCATAAAGTTGTTTGTTTTAATAGGTCTAAGGAAAAAGTTGAAGAAGCTATGAAAGAAGGATTAGATGGTGTTTTTTCAATTGAAGAATTAGTTAATAAGTTAGAAGGTAGAAGAGTTATTTGGATTATGCTTCCAGCAGGTGAAATTGTAGATAAAGTTATTGATATATTAGTACCTCTTTTAAATAAGAACGATATAATTATTGATGGTGGAAACTCAAACTATAAAGATACATTGGAAAGATACGAATCTTTGAAATTAAAGGGTATAGATTTTGTTGATGTTGGTACAAGTGGAGGAATTGATGGAGCTAGGAATGGTGCTTGTACTATGATTGGTGCTGAGGGTGAAGTATTTTCATATATAGAAGAGCTTATTCGTGATATCAGTGTTGAGAATGGTTATCTGCATTGTGGTAATAATGGATCTGGACATTTTGTGAAGATGGTTCATAATGGTGTTGAGTATGGTATGATGGCTGCTATTGGAGAAGGATTTGAGATCTTAGATAAAAGTAGATTTGATTTAGATCTTGAAAAAGTTGCTAAAGTTTGGAATCATGGTTCTGTTGTAAGAGGATGGTTGATGGAGCTTGCTGAAAATGCATTTAGAAAGGATCCTAAATTAGATAAAATACAAGGTGTTATGTATTCATCCGGTGAGGGACTTTGGACTGTACAAGAGGCACTAGAGCTGAAAATTCCAGCAACTATAATAACTCAATCACTTTTAATGAGATATAGAAGTGAACAGGATGATTCTTTAACAGGTAAATTAGTTGCTGCTCTTAGAAATGAATTTGGTGGTCATGTTGTTAAGGACAACAAATAATGTTTTTTAATTTGGGGGGGTAATATGGATCAAATAAGTATTAATGAACCAAATATTTTTGTTATATTTGGAGCAACGGGAGATTTAACATATAGAAAATTAGTTCCAGCAATTTATAATTTGTATATACAAAACTTGTTACCTGAGAAATTTAATTTTGTTTGTATCGGACGTAGAGATTTTTCTCAAGAAGATTATAGAAATAATGTAAAGAAATCTTTAGGAGAGTTTTCAAAAAGGACATTTACAGAAGAAAATTTTAAAAAATTTTCTGGTATTTTTGAGTATTTGAAATTAGATTTTGTTGAAGATAAGGAATACAGATCTCTTAAAGATTTGATAAAGAGCATGTGTGTGAAACATGGGTATAATGAAAATATACTTTATTATATGGCCGTATCCCCTGAATATTTTTCTATTATAGTAGATAGATTGAGATTAAATGATTTAGCTGATAGTACTAGGGGGATAAAGAGAGTTATAATTGAAAAACCTTTTGGAGAGAATTTAACATCTGCTAGAGAATTGAATGAAAAGATGACAAAGACTTTTACGGAGAAGGAAATTTACAGAATTGATCATTATTTAGGAAAAGAAATGAGTCAAAATATAA from Candidatus Arthromitus sp. SFB-mouse-Japan harbors:
- a CDS encoding minor capsid protein produces the protein MLLGKPPKDLINNLVKKFNTTKANASRLVMTELAFFHTVSQRDAFKELGSEQYTILAVLDNKTSLVCQDFDGKVFDTKDMSIGINAPPFHPNCRSVILPYYDDDYEIGERIVSGDDGKSVYYVPEDMNYKEWHAKYVDGVSVKGVKPPEKNYKTISISDLTRFQDLSNLCFKAFMESEKDTLRFYTDDGYSVINASLQSGDISDDIWDKVKNIDDSIERFELSEDIIVYRGTKMDYYKDVKVGDIIDAKVFYSTSFLEYIAQDFADQLNNPVMLEIKVPSGTKSLYIGYNSSVGDEAELLLSRHLKYRVLKMELGRLFLEVEE
- a CDS encoding YjcQ family protein, producing MVVLAKDDYYVIVYKLLSYLYSCLKKGTYVDIENLRDVIKVDIVDSYWNYIILELYKEGYIDGITKIKYIGDINENVKINKNIRIKPKGIEFLESNSFVAKAKEFIKEAGEILFWL
- a CDS encoding phage scaffolding protein, encoding MKKDDFLKLGLDDEIAKKCEAASLEELKEYIPKSRFDEVNSAKKKFESDVKDRDKQLEDLKKSTGNIEDFKKQIESLQKENKEKAEHYELEMQKLKVDTKIDSTLSSFGARNIRSVKALLDGVDKFKFDKDGNIEGLEDQIKQIKKSDPYLFANNDTSSVKGVKPVESTAESKSVDVNNMTYSELVSYMSNNPDFKLNN
- a CDS encoding AAA family ATPase — encoded protein: MRFDSKLFNPQAFGSYVDRIPNVTKNELARSAAVGTNEQAARSLSTQTGSLYTRVPYFGRISAQTSQNNDGATDITSTNTSTYSQGFVVASRMDGWTERSFSKNITAGVDFMDNVAKQIADYKMEVKQNILLAMLKGIFSMSVCTSTIEEQAAKEFIEKNTYDLSTKTGDYSKDLYSIITLPNGEKKAIKSVIFESYGTNRFMNLFPILNLIIKKGGTLIIDEFDASIHPMAIINIINIFHNGEINIKNAQLIFNTHNPIFLRDTVFRRDEIKFTERNDGDYSILYSLSYFKGIDKSRKARDYSENYFIGMYGAVKDINFTSIFTQEN
- a CDS encoding RloB family protein, translated to MDRKQTKKYLILVEGQDEELYFKRLEQFINLCEDVKYKVSINIKVIRNNFSSFIKKNSSISLNTVIYFVYDYEGNEEYFKKNVLSNIKSCRNIKKGMQFVLGYNNLSIELWMLLHKTMFKRSVIHIGDYLEFINRQFNEKIESINTFKQETNFKKCLSKITLDNVKKAVKRADKIMEDLKKDEQQMEYKGFRYYRKNPSLTTHEIVRIILSDCEIY
- a CDS encoding YczE/YyaS/YitT family protein is translated as MLKKLNLRDLIFFFGGMILLALGIRIISLSNLGLSFSDALFLRISEIFNIPALLSSFIVGVFTIIVASIILKKRPRIECLLISFMVGFFVDFWNLLISDVPVNSVLMNILVFFVGVFILSIGISIYLQPGYPPHPNDFLFMSIKNRFNISIFKAKILMDLIFAVFSLLFMAKIGIGSIFNTLCLGFFINKGFDIFRKIYNSK
- the rbr gene encoding rubrerythrin; its protein translation is MDNMDIKNKLKGTKTERNLWEAFMGECEARVRYELFGNIARREGYEQIGSIFDKTSLNEREHAEIWCEYLGQLSDTVKNLKTCIKNEHYEAKEMYINFSNTARDEGFLELAEKFKMVAQIEDVHEKRFSRLENNILNGEVFYKAQDVIWQCRVCGYLEHGEYAPEVCPVCTHPQSFYQLQQDNF
- a CDS encoding AIR synthase-related protein, whose amino-acid sequence is MRMGKLNLNDLDDIIKNYTGIRKKSTLLASGIGEDTCIIDIKSIKDNLMLISSDPITFTSKDIGRFSVIINSNDIYATGGNGYGIILTVLIPPNKTIEDFKILMEEINSECIEHDLEILGGHTEVTNVVNDIVISATIIGTGNENDIVRTSTSKKGDLIFITKPLGIEGTILLFDTVKDKLSLDYYDDIKKFREWLSVRKESMILRNFDISSMHDITEGGLIGALFEMSYASRNGFRIFCENIEVHPLTREICSMLNKDVLRLISSGNLIFTSHETYKDEILEAFDKENIKCSVIGEIIDEGNYFIKYNGINNKIVNTIEDSYLF
- the rdgB gene encoding RdgB/HAM1 family non-canonical purine NTP pyrophosphatase yields the protein MIIASNNVNKVREIREIFNDLDFDIVSLKDEDIFINVVENGKTIHENSYKKAREIYEYLLRVGYKNFCVLSDDSGLIIDSLSGLPGVMSARFFGDNATDDENNNKVLKLMENIDDPHRTSSFLTVLTLILESGEEKQFEGELKGSILKEKRGKNGFGYDPIFYVDVFRKTLGEVSCEDKNSISHRYIALNKVRKYLIKYSLKKH
- the gnd gene encoding phosphogluconate dehydrogenase (NAD(+)-dependent, decarboxylating), with the protein product MQIGLIGLGRMGFNLALNMRDKGHKVVCFNRSKEKVEEAMKEGLDGVFSIEELVNKLEGRRVIWIMLPAGEIVDKVIDILVPLLNKNDIIIDGGNSNYKDTLERYESLKLKGIDFVDVGTSGGIDGARNGACTMIGAEGEVFSYIEELIRDISVENGYLHCGNNGSGHFVKMVHNGVEYGMMAAIGEGFEILDKSRFDLDLEKVAKVWNHGSVVRGWLMELAENAFRKDPKLDKIQGVMYSSGEGLWTVQEALELKIPATIITQSLLMRYRSEQDDSLTGKLVAALRNEFGGHVVKDNK